The Hydractinia symbiolongicarpus strain clone_291-10 chromosome 2, HSymV2.1, whole genome shotgun sequence genomic sequence TCACCGGACTTAGTAGATTTTATTTAAAGCGTTTTAACCTGTTTAAATACAACACTGCGATGTGGTCGTATCTCAGGATTTGATTGGCTAAAAACAttctaaaataattaaaagtcgCGTGGGctcttttaaaagaaactttttctatTGTGGTCCAAGTCTTGTTTTAAACTTTGAGTTAGTAGCTAAATTTTCTCTATGAAAGAAGACCTTGCTTTTTTATCACAAACTGCCATAGTTTCTATCATACAGATgaaatattatcatttttttataaaatgataGAAAAATGTGACTTTAGTTTATGCGGACAATCTTGTAGTTATCACTGACTTTTGCTgttagtattttaaaaaaaaaatctccttAGACTGCCAGAGAAAACATGCCGGCACACGATAACAATGCTTCTCAGTATCATATGTCCCTAACTTTAAAGATGGTGAATGAAATGAAGGTTGGAATTCAAAATATGACGGTTGGAATACTTGCTGCTAACAGAACAATCGAAATCCTGCGTAATGAATCAGCAAAAGTGACGAAACGGGCTATGGAAGAACAAAAGTTGTACAAAGACAAGCTTTTAGatttaattcaaataaaaatcaacaaaaagaatgtgatatcaaaatattttgcacCACCCTTTGAAGAATGCTTGAAGCATTTTGATGAAAATTTTGGGCTGTTTACCAAAGGACTGCCATTTTTGCCAACTGAGCTGAACGAAATAGGAGAAATAAAAGATGATGCATACAGAAAAAGATTCGAAGCTTTCTCAGAGGAAGTTATTAAAGTGGCGGAAAGATGCTTGTTGGAAATGaaaaaagataattttgtttttgagttTAATTATGAAGCTGCGATTAATGAGATTAAGGAACGGCTTCCAACTATATTTTACGAAAGCCAAGAAAGGCACATTGAGTCAGTTTTGGAATGCGAAAAAAGATTTCGGTCTatgcttaaaaaaatgaaatcgaACACCGAGCATTCCTGTCAAGAAAGTCAATTTTACAAAATTGACTTAAATTGGATTACCTTACCTTGTAATAAAAGTGCCCTAAGAATGGGAAACTTTAAAAATGGCCTGGTAAAATTTGAAGACGCACTAATGCAATGTTTTGTTGATGTTAACAGTGACTCTGAAGGTAAGTAGGTAAATTGTTTGGCGTGGAAATGAAACGTTGTATAGTATTTCAGAGTTGCTAAGACAAAATAGGGTTTGAAACAGAAACAAATGAAGAAAAGGCTAGATAATGGGGAAAGAAattgtgtttaaaattttgaacagTTAAAATCGCCTTTATTACCTTGGTAAGCAGGCGAAAAGCGATAATAATTAAAACACGCAATCTGATAGGTTAAAAGGCATTTGATTATTGCGCAACCCGGTTATTATTGGCCAGTAATATGCCCGCTGAGACGTTAGGAAACGTTTGAATCATAAATATGGTACCTTTAAGACAAagagaatttttaacaacaCATAATGGAAAAATATCACAGTGAATGGAAAACTACTAAGTACTAACCTCAGCTTATAAAAAAGCATGAgagtataaacaaaaaatatgtctCATGTGATTTCCAGTTGTAGCCAACAAAGAGTCATCCTCTTCCACCGTCCATTATCCCTTTTACTTGTATTTCCCATCCTCTCTAATCCCAAAAAATATAGAAGAAGAGTTGATGGAGCACTGGAATCCAGTAACACCATTATTTTAAGGAACAAACATTCAAAATTGCACTTTTAGCATCAGCTTAAATCCGTCGGCTAGCTCACCAAATTAATGAAAAACCCCAATTTCAAACTACGAAGAGTTGTGATTGATGGCGATAGGCGagcaaaatttgaaattttttaaacttatttaaaatattgttcaaattttttgtgttctgcgAGTATCCCTTTTCGTTCGTTTTTGAAAATGAATTTCACcgctattattattttttatttcgatGAGTTTAAATATTCAAATTTGTAATTTCCCATGTAAGAAAAAAACGTGAATGAACCCGtggatgatgtcatcaaaaaggCCTGTAAACCACAATAACCGTTGtgtaaccgttcatcaaaagcacatgatcccatacattttcttgatcagcgtttcaagtgctatacgatgaaggcaacgagCATGCAAATttcctaaaatatattttttgtttatacaaCACTGGCATCATAAAAACTCCTAAAACAACCTACAGTTGTTACGGCAGATGACGTACTGAGGTCACTTTCCGCGCGGGTAATTAGGGGCCAGCCAGGACCACCCAATTTCAGCTCATCAAAATACGTTTAAACCCCAATATGTCTTTACATTACAGTTCCTTAAAAAGTACATGGCACTATACATTTTCAagttctacacaatagaggcaacggtTAAACAAATTTTACGAATAAAAATTTGTACTATGACTGACTTtcctgacgttagcaaaatatttaaacctttatatttcCTTAACCTTTTCGTCAAAGgaacataatcctatacattttcttcatcaagGTTTCATGTTCTACACATTAGAGCTGTGGGTAAATAAGTACAAATCATATATTTTTTGCCTATCCACTACTGATATCATAATAATTTCTAAAACAACCTATGTATTCGTTTTTTTCTgcgtaagtggatttttccacgggcattatcgactagtctcttataataatacaaaaagtTCTACGCTCTATATAACAGTTATACAAATTTGTACTTTttcgggtctttgctgacgtcagcaaagtttttaaatccttatatctccttaactgTTTGCCAAGAATACGcctttctatacattttctgcATCAGCGTTTCAAGTTTTACACAATAGAGACAACGGCTAAGTAAGTTTTTTAgataaactttttgtttatgtaCTGACGCTGACGCCCTAAAACAACCAA encodes the following:
- the LOC130626755 gene encoding uncharacterized protein LOC130626755 — its product is MSLTLKMVNEMKVGIQNMTVGILAANRTIEILRNESAKVTKRAMEEQKLYKDKLLDLIQIKINKKNVISKYFAPPFEECLKHFDENFGLFTKGLPFLPTELNEIGEIKDDAYRKRFEAFSEEVIKVAERCLLEMKKDNFVFEFNYEAAINEIKERLPTIFYESQERHIESVLECEKRFRSMLKKMKSNTEHSCQESQFYKIDLNWITLPCNKSALRMGNFKNGLVKFEDALMQCFVDVNSDSEEILHIRFLSKNIKEISCVFYNLKMEEKGFYFTMFNPHKEIDVAELRNQEFVMDDHVLVRFTPPNITRAHFDM